A single Xiphias gladius isolate SHS-SW01 ecotype Sanya breed wild chromosome 18, ASM1685928v1, whole genome shotgun sequence DNA region contains:
- the ctnnbip1 gene encoding beta-catenin-interacting protein 1, with amino-acid sequence MNREEAPGKSPEDMYIQQKVRVLLMLKKMGSNLTPSEEAFLRNYAGVVHSQMSQLPQHNIDQGAEDVVMAFSRSETEDRRQ; translated from the exons ATGAACCGCGAGGAGGCCCCGGGGAAGTCTCCTGAAGACATGTACATCCAACAGAAAGTGCGGGTCCTGCTCATGCTTAAGAAAATGGGATCAAAT CTTACGCCGAGTGAAGAGGCTTTTCTCCGAAATTACGCAGGTGTGGTCCACAGTCAGATGAGCCAGCTACCACAGCACAACATAGACCAGG GTGCTGAGGACGTGGTGATGGCGTTCTCACGGTCAGAGACGGAGGACCGGCGACAGTGA